ATCCAGATCTACCCCGGCGCCGGCCATGCCTTCGCCAACCCGTCCGGCCAGGCCTACAAGGCCGACGTGGCCGGCGATGCCTGGGTGCGGACGACCTCCCACTTCGGGCAGCACCTCCGCTGATCAGCTCCGGACGCCGTCACCCGCGGGGCACTCTCCTCTCCGCACCGGCGGGGAGGGGCCGGACAGGTGGCGAGATTTCGGCCCGCGCGTGCTTGACCCCGGACAGGGCGTGCCTACCATCCCTCGCCGTCTTCATCCGTCTGGCCTTCCGCTGCGCCCTCTCCCGTGCCGACACTTCGAGGCATTTTCTTTAGTAGTGATAGCGCGCCTGGAGAACGTCGATACCGTCGGAGAGTACCCGGTAGACGAGACGCGCCTCCTGAGTGATGCGCCGGCTCCAGATGTCCGGTCCCAGATGGCGGAGCGGTTCCGGCTTGCCCTCGCCTGCGTGGGGTGATCGTCGCGCAGCCTCCATCAGCTTGAGCACCTTCCGCGCGACGCGGGGATCTTCGTCTACCCAGTAGCGGATGTCGTCCAGGGCCTCCGGCTGCAGATGCAGCTTCCCCATCCATTGCTCATTTTGGGGACCGCCCCCGCGCTTGCCCGACGCCATCGGTCAAGAATCCAGGCCCAGTTCGGCCGCGA
This region of Longimicrobium sp. genomic DNA includes:
- a CDS encoding dienelactone hydrolase family protein; translated protein: MYPGAGHAFANPSGQAYKADVAGDAWVRTTSHFGQHLR
- a CDS encoding Txe/YoeB family addiction module toxin, whose amino-acid sequence is MGKLHLQPEALDDIRYWVDEDPRVARKVLKLMEAARRSPHAGEGKPEPLRHLGPDIWSRRITQEARLVYRVLSDGIDVLQARYHY